The region AAGAGCTGTGCATGTTCCAGTGAGTCATGCAGCATGTATGTCTGAAACAGAacagggcaggagagagagagagctgtaaCACTCCAGTAAGATAAGGCCTTGGATAACCTTGAATCTGCTTCTACTCCTAAAGCACAGAGGTCTCTGGCTGCAATTATGCTGCCAAGAGAATCCACTCGTTCCACACTCCGCAGTCCACCACTGCCCAAGCTCTGAAATTGAGGTGATTTGATGCCATAGGGGatgccaaaacaaaaacactcccTTCTGCTGCAGCGTGGCAAATGTAACAGCGAGACATTGCAGCGCTGACGAGGGAGGGGAACTGCACAGCAATTCCACCCCcaggagcacacacacacacacatgcacatgcaccccccccccccccgctttaaCAGCATCACAGGCCCCCTGGACATCCACACCTGGCTCTGGCAGGGGCCAGCCTGAAAGAGCAGCCCAGCTGTCACCTGCTCCAGAGGTCTAGCCTCCACCAGCAGCTGGGCAGTACCTACCCGCAGCGGCTTGCAGTTCTCTTGGACGTATCTCCCATCCGATGTGTTCTCATCCCACACCAGGTTCCCATTGTGGAAgtatttttgtttcctgtgaGCAAGGGAAAGTATTCAGTAAGGCTGTTTGGGGGACATATGCAGAAAATCTTATCCAcacaggcagagggaaagcagcagcctgtaaGAGCCAATGACAATGCCTCCCCAGCCTCTGTACCTCTTCAGCGCACCTATCCTAAGGTAGTTTATCCATTGCAAGAAACAAGCAAAATGGTTACTcgagaaagaaaaagccaagtcAGACTCTCTTGTACctgaagaataaaatattttatccatATGCTTTAGAGTGGTGAAAGAAGGAAAGCTGCTGTTTCTCAGAGTTGCAGAGGAAGAGCCACAGAACAGGGAATTGTTTCCATGATCCAAAGAGGCCAAGAGCAGGACAGAAGTACAGTCACCCAGTTCCCTCACAGCACAAATTACAGGCAACtactatactaaaaaaaaaaaaatcctgtttggcTTGAGAAGGCTTCTCAGCAATAGCTGTCCATCTCAACATACATGCAGCACCACAGCTCCCTTTAGGTTAAGCCTAGAGGCTTAACACTACAATCTCTGCACTACATAAGCTGCTCAATCATTTCCGCAAAAGCCTATGatcaaccccccccaaaaaagccaccACACCCTCTGCAACTCTTTTCTAGACTCCATGAAGTCTCCCCAGGGTTATAACCACATAGCTAAGATCTGGTATGTGGACAGAGGATTGATACTCTGACTAATTCACCACTATAAGCAGTTGACTGGACTGTCAGGATTCAGGAACAGATTCTTACCGGGTTTTATGAATCATGTGAGATGGAATTGGCCCAAGGATTTTTTCCATCATGACAAGATGTTCACGATTCTCATGGGTCTGCAAAAGAAAAGAGCAATGGTGCATTACTCAAGAACTTGGAGATCTGACAACAAAAGGTCTGTAACCTGTACAAGTACAGAGTGAGATGAGATGCTTCCATCAGGAATGATGCAGGTCCTTTCaaacttcattttctctctctcattttctatTCTTCACAGGtacagtgaagaaaacaaagcaatctgAACCCTGTCCTTTCAGTAAGTCACGAGTCCTCAACCAACAGGCTTTCCTGTGCTTATTTTAGCACGTAGAAAGTCAGTTTCTGATTTTCAGTGCCTGGTCTGCACTTCCCTTCCCTCCATCTAAGGGCTAGCCTTTTTAGATATTAAGGCTTCTTAGTTTGGTCAAAGGGTACAAAGCTTTTTGCAAGAGTCATACCTGAAAGAGTGTGAAGCCACGGTAATACTCAAACAAAATGCAGCCGGTACTCCAGACATCACATGGCTgtgcccagcccagctctgcaaaGAGAATAAAGCTAGCTTTGAGCTCCCAACAAAACCCACCAGAtttctcctattttatttttagaactgcTAGGACTGGATGAAGACATACCTAGAAGTTATCTGTGCACTCTGCAGGGCTGTACACTAGCAAGCGGTCTCACAAGAGACAGGCACTTCCATTTCAGCTTGTGCTGACCCCATGCTCCCTTGGAGCCAAGGTGAGCACCTCATAACTCTTACTGGCATTTCTTAGCCCTATGCACTCCTGGTCAAGGACATACACTACACATGGATAATTTGCATGCAGTCAGGGCCTTGGGACCACAGAGGGGGTGGGGCACCCTGTCTCCCACAGAGGTGGCATCACAACAAGTTTAGTTTCCTTTGCATGGAACAGGTTGCCCCCAAGCTGTGTTCAGAAATTGAGCTCTTTCAGCTCATTTTCCTATAGACAGCATCATCCTACAGCATCCTTGGGACAACTGTTCTCCTTCACCTGGCTAAGGCTCCCAAAATCCCAGCACTACTCACCAAGGATGACTTCTGGTGGACGGTAGTGCCGGGTAGCAACAATAGTGGTGTGATGCTCATGATCAAACGTGGCGCTTCCAAAGTCTGCCACACGGATGCTCGTGTTCCTAATAGATTTCTCCTCACAGCTCTGCAAAGAAAGAAGTAGTGCTCAGTGCTTCCGGTGGCTGGTTCAGGATTAAGGCAGGCTTTGAGAGGAGCCCCAGAGCTGCCAGGTGTGCATTAGTAATCAGAAGGACTTGAACTGTGAAGCGTGGAGCTCTTTACATCTCTGATCAGCATTAAGGAAAGCAGCTGAATGCTCCACTTTATGGACCAGAACCACCAAAGCAGAACCTTAGAGCTACTGGAAgacatgggaaaagaaaaagactcaaCTTCCAGTTTGTTCTAACTAAACAGACCTTTGAGGTCCCTTAAGGCACATACAGAACAAGGAAGACCCAATTTCTGCCAGGAGAAAGAGGCAGGCTATATTCCTGGACTAGTCACCTCTCTTTCAGACGTAACCCACCTTTTTCTCATTGTACAATGTGTCAAAATCTGAGTTGACAAACAAGATGTTTTCCGGCTTGAGGTCAGTGTGAGTCAGCTGGTTGTCATGTAAAACTGCAGAGGTggggaagagaagcaaaaaagatttataagaaaaaacacacagcaaaccATCTATACAGCTCTGCCCAGCGAGCCAAGCAAAGCTCCCTCAGTCCCCAGGGGAGCTCCAGCTCTGGACTAGAGCAGCCACACACTGGACACCCTGACAAACCAGCTTCTTCTCAGCTCCTCCCAAACCATTCTGGTGAGCACACCCTCGCCTAGCTAGGTATTTCTGACACGGACAAGGCACCTTTTGCAAAGGAGAGCTTACAAGtcttctttccattcctttcagaaggaaaaggaagcacaTCTAAAGACTGCTGCTCCAGACCCCTTCCCTGCTCAATCAGTATCTCACATCTTTTTATATGCTTcacacaaggggaaaaaatacctaGAATAGCTACTATTAATGCCTGGGTAGAAAAAGCAGGTACTGAGGAACAAACAGCTGCTGGCAAGCCCAAAGGCCAGCCCTAGGTAACTTACATCTCAAGGCATGGCAGAGCTGATAGGCCATGTGCCGAATCTGAGGGAGAGGGTACGGCTGGAAGTTATTCTCCTTCAGGAACTCAAAAGTGTTCTTGCCTAGAAGCTCAAAGGCAATGCACATGTGGCCATGGAAGTTGAACCAGTCTGACATCAGGACACACAAGCTGCAGAGAGAAAGATGTGAGGATCAATCATCATTCAGGGACCTGACAGAAGAGTGGTATTCCCAGCCTTTGCCTACTTCAAAAGCGGCTGGTAAGTAACTGCTATGAACCAGCAGATTCAGAAGCACAGCAACGCTTCTTGTTCCACAAGAGAGACCTCCCCTTGCTCAAACACCTTTACATAAAGATCTCCAACTCAAGTGGGACAAGGCAGCAAGCTCTTCTCAGAAGAGAAACTGGGTTAACTTATCCTTACTATGAACTGGCATGACAGTTGCTACAGTTAAATAAGCAAATACTCAGTAGAAGCGTTTGCATATGTAAGTAGAGAAAGGCTTTCTTCTCCCAAAAAGCAGAAGACGGTTCTTCTTTACACAGGAGGCAAGTAGTGGGTATTCCAGTCCTAAGCCCAGCACTACTTTGCACATTGTCTACCCAGATGGCTTGCCTCTAGAAGGCAGCACCGACTACCTCGAAGCCTCTGTAGGAACTTACAATTTGTTCTCCTTGTCCTTCTCTTTGATTTTCTTCAGGACATTGATTTCCAGCCTGGCTGCTTCTCGGTACTTTCCAACATTTTTTATGATTTTCAGTGCCACCTGAGATTTGCCTCTGTAAGGGAAGAGACAGAGCGATGAAGTCAAGGAAAATGCCAAGATCACCTCCACAGACACATCCTCAGTCCACTGAGAGTGCACATCCTGAGTAACCGTGAGGAAAGGGGTTTAGCCAATTCTGGGTCCCAACTGTCCTCTTGAGATTTGCCAAAGATTTACACCATTGTCCAGGGATGCTCCCCAGTTTATTTTGGAGCAGA is a window of Dromaius novaehollandiae isolate bDroNov1 chromosome 10, bDroNov1.hap1, whole genome shotgun sequence DNA encoding:
- the CLK3 gene encoding dual specificity protein kinase CLK3 is translated as MHHCKRYRSPEQETYLGHKWKRKRSRSRDYDGRLRYPPRRDLARRSRSRSHDRMPYHRRYRDRRDSDTYRFEDRSPSFGEDYYSTRARNWRRSRGREQHRAKKHQHHCRKRRTRSCSSASSRSQQSSKRSRSVEDDKEGHLVCRIGDWLQERYEIVGSLGEGTFGKVVECVDHARGKSQVALKIIKNVGKYREAARLEINVLKKIKEKDKENKFLCVLMSDWFNFHGHMCIAFELLGKNTFEFLKENNFQPYPLPQIRHMAYQLCHALRFLHDNQLTHTDLKPENILFVNSDFDTLYNEKKSCEEKSIRNTSIRVADFGSATFDHEHHTTIVATRHYRPPEVILELGWAQPCDVWSTGCILFEYYRGFTLFQTHENREHLVMMEKILGPIPSHMIHKTRKQKYFHNGNLVWDENTSDGRYVQENCKPLRTYMLHDSLEHAQLFDLMRRMLEFDPSQRITFSEALLHPFFAGLSAEERMLCGRSASRDLSR